Genomic DNA from Schistosoma haematobium chromosome 1, whole genome shotgun sequence:
ACTTATAATGTTAAAATAATCTCCAGACGTAGGCCTATGTTTTCTAGACGATTTAATCTCGGTCTGTAAAATTTTATTACTGGCTGTACTCGAGGACAAATCAAAGCTCATGCAGTTAACTTGGACCTTTTCAGAGTAGGGGCTAAAGCTGCTAAAATTTTTAACGGTCAGATTCCTCTTTCTCGAATAATTTCTGCATTTTGTTAACTCGAATCATCACAATATATGAGGAACGTTTCATTGTCCGTGAAAACATGGTTAGTCCTCACTGTCTCATTAAATGATAACAATCTCCATATTCTACTAAGAACTTGTAGCACTTCTTCGCTTTTTTGTATTAGTCCTCATTGTGCTTTATTGTGGTTATTTGATTTTACGATCATTACATCACACAATTTAGCAGTCGAAGTATAATTGAATTGACTAACTCacgtgttaaaataataatgttagGCATTGGGAGATATTCTAATTGTCAACATTTACATGAAAGTTCACTGTATTTGATTTATTCCAAAACATTCACTTTTTCTGTCTTAGGTTAATTTCCTTCGCGTAATCAGAAATACTGTTGTCACTTGGTCTCTGTGTCTTCTCAGTATTCCCCTTACCAATTCGTTTGGTGGACGCATTTTTCTGTATTCATATGGAGAAGGAACATCGCGACGTCATTAGGAAGCTGCGTGTTTTTCTTGTAAAAAATATTTCTAACCTTGAAGAAATCCTCGATATACTGGAATCCGCACTAATTATTACTGAAAATCAACGGCACTCAATACTCTCTGGAACAACATTAGCTGAAAAGATACGTAGATTCTTAGATATTATAGTCAGATGTGGCCCATCAGCATATGACAAGTTTAAGCAAGCTCTTCTAGAAACCAACCAAAAGAGTATATATGATCGTTTGAACGAAACAGAGGAACTAAAAGTCCTAGCTGGTCATGGTATATCATCAGAACGCTTATCTGATACAAGAGATGAATCCATTATGATCCCAGATAGAGTTAGCTCACATCCGTTGACACCCTACACTGTAACTTCGTTCCCGCGTGGTTACGTTCTCATAATAAATATAGAAGATTACAGTTGTGAATCCGGAGTACCTAATCGTCATGGTTCGTCACACGATGCATCTAAACTCCAAATTCTATTTGAGGACTTTATGTATAGTGTTGCTGTCATTAGAAATCTAGAGGGTGAAAAACTTAAAAAAGTAGTGCGAGAATTCGCTTGCAAACCAGAGCATAGTAACGTACATGCGGCTGTCCTTATTATTTTAGCACATGGGTTAGAACATCATATTATAGCAAGTGACGGCACCCATGTTAGCATCGACGAACTTGTTAGTTGTTTTACTAACAAAAAATGCCCTCTTCTAGCTGGAAAACCTAAACTCATACTTATACAAGCCTGTAGAGGTGAAGAACGTAATCATAATGCTCTTGTAAAGCGTGATTTTCTAGACTCCCTACCATCAAACTTTTGTGAAGTTTCATTAGATCCCAGCTCTTGGCTGTCGCTGCCACATATGAGTGACTGTGTAATTGTGTATTCTACCTTACCTGGATTTGTATCTTGGCGGTCTGAAATAGAGGGGAGTTGGTATGTAAAGGTGTTTGTCGAAGTAACAAGGTTGCATGGGCACAGGCTTCACATTCTTGAACTGTTGACAGAAGTCAACAATAGGCTTGTGTCAGAGGCGTCAAACTATGGCATCAAGCAAATATCACAACCAGTAACAACGCTAACTAAGCCTTACTATTTGTCCACTCTGAACACTTGAAAAATTTATTGTATCCAGAAATATAGTAATCTACTTTCATCCCATTGCTACTAGCTTCATTCTCTACGGAACTTGTGGTATAAGATCTTACTTTGATTGTAATTAGGCGTATCAATGCATGGGCATTCGAaatatttcttaataaataaaGCTCTCCTCCTAGCATATTTCGTATCTACCCATTTTCGCTTATATTGGAGCGTCGTGAAAGCGGGTATGCTTAATAGTTTACGGTACGATCCATCAGAACAGCTAGATATGCTGCTTACAACTCAGCATAACATAACTAGGTGGTTTGTCGGTCCGTGTTTGCGAGAGACAGTTAGTATGCTGCTTAAATGCTTTCGCCGGTGTGAAATTACCTTACACAGTAGATAAATCAAATATGGACTTCTGGACGCATATATATAAGCCCATACGCAAACTACATGGCTCGTAATTCTTTAGTAGTGTTTAA
This window encodes:
- a CDS encoding hypothetical protein (EggNog:ENOG410VEAZ~COG:D~MEROPS:MER0000854), with the translated sequence MEKEHRDVIRKLRVFLVKNISNLEEILDILESALIITENQRHSILSGTTLAEKIRRFLDIIVRCGPSAYDKFKQALLETNQKSIYDRLNETEELKVLAGHGISSERLSDTRDESIMIPDRVSSHPLTPYTVTSFPRGYVLIINIEDYSCESGVPNRHGSSHDASKLQILFEDFMYSVAVIRNLEGEKLKKVVREFACKPEHSNVHAAVLIILAHGLEHHIIASDGTHVSIDELVSCFTNKKCPLLAGKPKLILIQACRGEERNHNALVKRDFLDSLPSNFCEVSLDPSSWLSLPHMSDCVIVYSTLPGFVSWRSEIEGSWYVKVFVEVTRLHGHRLHILELLTEVNNRLVSEASNYGIKQISQPVTTLTKPYYLSTLNT